A genomic stretch from Malus domestica chromosome 15, GDT2T_hap1 includes:
- the LOC103401927 gene encoding vacuolar protein sorting-associated protein 9A-like has translation MENTDVFLGLQDFLERMRQPSAADFVKSIKSFIVSFSNNAPDPERDSAAVQDFFAWMEIDFRAHPLWAGCSEEELDSAGEGLEKYVMTKLFPRVFASLPDDVKLDEQLYEKMALVQQFIRPENLDIKPTFQNETSWLLAQKELQKINMYKAPRDKLVCILNCCKVINNLLMKASVASNENPPGADEFLPVLIYVTLKANPPQLHLNLLYIQRYRRHSRLVGEASYFFTNMLSVESFISNIDANAISMDESEYDKNMETARALLSGLSADLDSQYTQKGQFAGYGNRSESMETRHQHPNANKDLAAQSRSSETNSRGKKIPNEKDNSPFSKIPSLSDLENKGATILVTNEQANQVFQEYPYLFANVGDLTISDVEDLLNNYKQLAFKYVCLSNGLGVTAPSSYNSHTEFHQHTETAKQQELSRAIEPNDETSNDTDMTDDALKKEPLIDDENLESRLSQDQEVSPQSGTHEEYSQ, from the exons ATGGAGAACACCGACGTGTTCTTAGGACTGCAGGACTTTCTGGAACGCATGCGTCAACCGTCGGCCGCCGATTTCGTCAAGTCTATAAAAAG CTTCATAGTGTCGTTTTCGAACAATGCTCCTGATCCGGAGAGGGACAGCGCCGCAGTGCAGGACTTCTTTGCCTGGATGGAAATCGATTTCAGGGCTCATCCACTTTGGGCTGGCTGTTCAGAGGAGGAGCTCGACAGCGCCGGCGAA GGACTGGAGAAGTATGTTATGACGAAGTTATTTCCTCGTGTATTTGCTTCACTTCCGGACGATGTGAAACTCGATGAGCAACTGTATGAGAAGATGGCTTTAGTACAACAGTTTATTCGGCCGGAAAATTTGGACATTAAGCCCACCTTTCAAAATGAGACTTCATGGCTG CTTGCACAAAAAGAACTGCAAAAGATCAATATGTACAAGGCACCGAGGGATAAGCTTGTGTGCATCCTTAATTGTTGCAAGGTTATTAATAACTTGCTCATGAAAGCTTCTGTTGCTTCCAATGAGAATCCCCCTGGAGCTGATGAATTTCTTCCTGTCCTAATTTATGTTACATTAAAG GCAAACCCTCCACAACTGCACTTAAATTTATTGTATATACAAAGGTACAGGCGACATTCTCGATTAGTTGGTGAAGCATCCTATTTTTTCACAAACATGCTCTCCGTTgaatccttcatctcaaatatTGACGCAAACGCCATTTCAATGGATGAATCTGAGTATGACAAGAACATGGAAACTGCTCGAGCACTTCTTTCTGGACTTTCAGCTGATCTGGACAGTCAGTATACTCAAAAAGGTCAATTTGCAGGATATGGAAATAGATCAGAATCTATGGAAACCAGACATCAACATCCGAATGCCAACAAGGACCTAGCGGCACAATCCAGATCTTCTGAAACAAACTCCCGAGGGAAGAAGATACCCAATGAAAAAGATAACTCACCCTTTTCAAAGATTCCATCCCTTTCGGATTTGGAGAATAAGGGTGCAACGATCCTCGTGACCAATGAACAGGCGAACCAGGTTTTCCAGGAGTATCCATACTTGTTTGCGAATGTCGGTGACCTAACCATCAGTGATGTAGAAGACCTTCTTAATAATTACAAGCAACTTGCATTCAAATATGTTTGTCTTTCTAACGGGTTAGGCGTTACTGCTCCATCTTCTTACAATTCGCATACAGAGTTCCACCAGCATACTGAAACGGCAAAGCAACAGGAACTCTCTAGAGCTATAGAGCCGAATGATGAGACATCAAATGACACTGATATGACGGATGATGCTTTAAAGAAAGAGCCCCTTATTGATGATGAAAATTTGGAATCCAGATTGTCACAGGATCAAGAAGTTTCACCACAGAGTGGTACACATGAGGAGTACTCTCAATAG
- the LOC103416208 gene encoding beta-1,3-galactosyltransferase 7-like isoform X2, protein MKSRNSKKISATWIPIFCIPAFLLGMLITGRMWAAPESNGQLISIRRQEQELQIVSEDCATKKKHGHDKNVMDEIYKTHESIQSLDKQMASIQMELAAARSSQEMEDSGGSTSNSQLSKDNSTRKKAFIVIGINTAFSSRRRRDSVRETWMPQGEKLLQLEREKGIVIRFMIGHSATSNSILDRAIDSEDAQHNDFLRLEHVEGYHELSAKTKIFFTTAVAQWDADFYVKVDDDVHVNLGMLATTLARHRSKPRVYIGCMKSGPVLAQKNVKYHEPEYWKFGEEGNKYFRHATGQIYAISRDLATYVSINQPILHKYANEDVSLGSWFIGLEVEHIDERNMCCRTPPDCEWKAQAGNMCIASFDWSCSGICKSVERIKSVHEKCGEGDAAVWSSLF, encoded by the exons ATGAAGAGCCGAAACTCCAAGAAGATCTCCGCAACATGGATTCCCATCTTCTGCATCCCTGCTTTCCTTCTGGGGATGCTCATCACCGGCAG AATGTGGGCAGCACCTGAATCCAACGGTCAGCTAATTTCGATTCGTCGCCAAGAGCAAGAGCTTCAAATCGTCTCCGAAGATTGCGCAACTAAGAAG AAGCATGGACATGATAAGAATGTGATGGACGAAATCTACAAAACCCATGAATCAATTCA ATCTCTAGACAAGCAGATGGCGTCGATTCAGATGGAATTGGCGGCAGCTCGGAGTTCACAGGAGATGGAGGACTCCGGTGGCTCCACCTCCAACTCGCAGTTGTCTAAGGACAATTCGACGAGAAAGAAAGCGTTTATTGTTATTGGAATTAATACTGCTTTTAGTAGTAGAAGGAGGCGAGATTCAGTTAGAGAGACTTGGATGCCTCAAG GGGAAAAGCTACTGCAGTTGGAGCGCGAGAAGGGGATAGTTATCCGTTTTATGATTGGCCACAG TGCAACATCCAACAGCATTTTAGATAGAGCCATTGATTCAGAAGATGCTCAACATAATGATTTCCTCAGGCTG GAACACGTTGAAGGTTATCATGAATTGTCTGCCAAAACGAAAATTTTCTTCACCACAGCAGTTGCACAATGGGATGCTGATTTTTATGTCAAGGTGGATGATGATGTACATGTCAATTTAG GTATGCTAGCTACAACTCTTGCCCGTCACCGTTCAAAACCTAGAGTCTACATCGGGTGTATGAAATCTGGACCTGTTCTTGCCCAAAA GAATGTGAAGTACCATGAACCAGAGTATTGGAAGTTTGGAGAGGAGGGAAACAAATACTTCCGGCATGCAACTGGACAGATTTATGCAATCTCAAGGGATCTTGCTACATATGTCTCCATTAACCA GCCCATATTGCATAAGTATGCCAATGAAGACGTGTCACTTGGTTCGTGGTTTATTGGTCTTGAAGTCGAACACATTGATGAACGCAATATGTGCTGTCGTACTCCACCAG ATTGTGAGTGGAAGGCACAGGCAGGTAATATGTGTATTGCATCGTTTGATTGGAGCTGCAGTGGTATCTGCAAGTCGGTGGAAAGGATTAAATCTGTTCATGAGAAGTGTGGTGAAGGGGATGCAGCTGTTTGGAGTTCATTATTCTAA
- the LOC103416208 gene encoding beta-1,3-galactosyltransferase 7-like isoform X1: MKSRNSKKISATWIPIFCIPAFLLGMLITGSRMWAAPESNGQLISIRRQEQELQIVSEDCATKKKHGHDKNVMDEIYKTHESIQSLDKQMASIQMELAAARSSQEMEDSGGSTSNSQLSKDNSTRKKAFIVIGINTAFSSRRRRDSVRETWMPQGEKLLQLEREKGIVIRFMIGHSATSNSILDRAIDSEDAQHNDFLRLEHVEGYHELSAKTKIFFTTAVAQWDADFYVKVDDDVHVNLGMLATTLARHRSKPRVYIGCMKSGPVLAQKNVKYHEPEYWKFGEEGNKYFRHATGQIYAISRDLATYVSINQPILHKYANEDVSLGSWFIGLEVEHIDERNMCCRTPPDCEWKAQAGNMCIASFDWSCSGICKSVERIKSVHEKCGEGDAAVWSSLF, translated from the exons ATGAAGAGCCGAAACTCCAAGAAGATCTCCGCAACATGGATTCCCATCTTCTGCATCCCTGCTTTCCTTCTGGGGATGCTCATCACCGGCAG CAGAATGTGGGCAGCACCTGAATCCAACGGTCAGCTAATTTCGATTCGTCGCCAAGAGCAAGAGCTTCAAATCGTCTCCGAAGATTGCGCAACTAAGAAG AAGCATGGACATGATAAGAATGTGATGGACGAAATCTACAAAACCCATGAATCAATTCA ATCTCTAGACAAGCAGATGGCGTCGATTCAGATGGAATTGGCGGCAGCTCGGAGTTCACAGGAGATGGAGGACTCCGGTGGCTCCACCTCCAACTCGCAGTTGTCTAAGGACAATTCGACGAGAAAGAAAGCGTTTATTGTTATTGGAATTAATACTGCTTTTAGTAGTAGAAGGAGGCGAGATTCAGTTAGAGAGACTTGGATGCCTCAAG GGGAAAAGCTACTGCAGTTGGAGCGCGAGAAGGGGATAGTTATCCGTTTTATGATTGGCCACAG TGCAACATCCAACAGCATTTTAGATAGAGCCATTGATTCAGAAGATGCTCAACATAATGATTTCCTCAGGCTG GAACACGTTGAAGGTTATCATGAATTGTCTGCCAAAACGAAAATTTTCTTCACCACAGCAGTTGCACAATGGGATGCTGATTTTTATGTCAAGGTGGATGATGATGTACATGTCAATTTAG GTATGCTAGCTACAACTCTTGCCCGTCACCGTTCAAAACCTAGAGTCTACATCGGGTGTATGAAATCTGGACCTGTTCTTGCCCAAAA GAATGTGAAGTACCATGAACCAGAGTATTGGAAGTTTGGAGAGGAGGGAAACAAATACTTCCGGCATGCAACTGGACAGATTTATGCAATCTCAAGGGATCTTGCTACATATGTCTCCATTAACCA GCCCATATTGCATAAGTATGCCAATGAAGACGTGTCACTTGGTTCGTGGTTTATTGGTCTTGAAGTCGAACACATTGATGAACGCAATATGTGCTGTCGTACTCCACCAG ATTGTGAGTGGAAGGCACAGGCAGGTAATATGTGTATTGCATCGTTTGATTGGAGCTGCAGTGGTATCTGCAAGTCGGTGGAAAGGATTAAATCTGTTCATGAGAAGTGTGGTGAAGGGGATGCAGCTGTTTGGAGTTCATTATTCTAA